The window CCGGAGGTTTCTGCGCTACCAATAAAGAAAACAACGGCTGGATGCCCTTCTCACAGCCGGGCTCTAAGAAAAAGGAAATAATTTCCACTTTCTTCTCGCCGCTTTCTCTGCTTGGAGGGAAGCCGCCCAGGTCTCGAAACAAGCTTTCCCTTTAGGGCAAGAGGCAGAACCTGTTATACTCAGGGTTCAAGTGCTGCGGGAAGATGGAAAAATAAGAAACCTTTCCCGATCAAGCAAAAAGAAAAGCTTAGCCCTGGCCGGCGTCAACCTTCATCAAGTGTTGAAGAACTGTAATCTCCAGGGATTGCCAGGTTCACACCGGGGTAAATACAGGCGATCAACCGGCCGATCTCATCCTTGAGTATGGTTTGAGGAGCTGAAACTTGGGTAAGGAACACGGCAACAAAGCTCGGGCTTATGCCCAAAAGACCGCTTTTCTCTTCTTTGTCAACCCATTACAAGGAAATGCGAAGGGCAATCCTTGCCCTTTTAAGATAACCTCGCTTCAATTAAGCCGGGGCTCCTTCAAGACCGGGTAAAAGCCCACCATCTTTAGTGGTTTCTTCCTGTCTTGCCGGGCTCTTCGTAGAAGAAGCTTCACCTCCATTGGAAACTGGGGAAGAATTCTTTGAAGGAGGATTGGTCATCTTTCCCGTTTTCACAATTTCGGTCACTTGGTCGGCATTGAGGGTCTCATACTCCAAGAGGGCTTGGGCTAACGCTTCGACTTTATCTTTATGCTCCAGGATAATTCTTTTAGCCTTTTCATAAGCCGCCTGGATGAAATGTTGGACCTCGTGGTCAATTGCACGAGCCGTGGCTTCACTATAGCCTCTTGAAGTTCCTAACTCCCTACCGAGAAAAACCATTGAAGAGTCATCGGCGTAATGGACCATGCCTAACTTTTCACTCATCCCCCACTCACACACCATTTTCCGAGCATACCAAGTAGCCTGGCGAATATCACCGCTGGCTCCACTCGATATATCACCCAAGAAAACTTCCTCAGCCACCCTGCCTCCCATGGCTACGCAGAGATCATCCAGGACCTCTTTCTTTCGGGCATTGTATTTATCGGAAGCAGGAAGCATCATCGTCACGCCCAATGCAGGCCCTCGCGGGATAATCGTAACCTTGTGTATGGGATCGGTATTTTCCAAGAGGACATTGAGAACGGCATGGCCTGCTTCATGATATGCGGTGGTCTTTCGCTCTTCCTCGCTCATGGCAAGGCTGCGGCGCTCCTTACCCCACCTCACCTTGTCCCTGGCTTCTTCCAAATCCGGTTGATCAACGTTATCTTTGCCTTTTTTAGCGGCTATTAACGCCGCTTCATTGATTAGGTTAGCTAACTCGGCTCCGGAAAATCCGGGTGTACCCCTTGCCAGCGCGGAAAGATCGGCATTTTTTGAAAGCTTAATCTTTTGCGCATGAACCCTAAGGATCTGTTCACGACCCCGGATATCGGGCAAGTTTACCCGAACCTCGCGGTCAAACCTTCCGGGTCTCAAAAGCGCGGGATCCAACACGTCCTTCCTATTGGTCGCCGCAATGACGATAACTCCTTCTTGAGACTCGATCCCATCCATTTCAACCAAAAGAGCATTTAAAGTCTGTTCCCGTTCATCATGGCCTCCGCCAAGGCCGGTTCCTCGAGCACGTCCAACCGCATCGATTTCGTCAATAAAGACGATGCATGGAGCATGACGCCGGGCTTGTTCAAACATGTCCCGAACTCGTGAGGCTCCCACGCCCACGAACATCTCCACAAAATCCGAACCACTAATGCTGAAAAAGGGCACGTCGGCTTCCCCCGCTATAGCCTTGGCCAGCAGAGTTTTTCCTGTTCCCGGAGGCCCCACCATCAAAACACCTTTGGGAATCCTTCCTCCGAGTTTCTGGAATTTCTTTGGGTCCTTGAGAAATTCAACCAGCTCCTGGACTTCTTCCTTGGCCTCTTCCACTCCCGCAACATCTTTGAAAGTCACCTTTGTTTTTCCTCCGCTCAAGAGACGCGCTCGGCTCTTTCCAAAGCTGAAGGCCCCCCTGCCCGCCATCCTAATCTGTTGGCGGAACAGAAAATAAAGAGCCAAAATAAACAAAAGGAAGGGAAGAACGCTTAAAAAAGCTTGCCCCCAAAAATTGTGAATGACTTTGACATCGATTTCGGGGAACCCCTTGGATGCTAAGAACTGTTTTAAGTCCCTGTTGAATTCCAAGTCAACTACGGTGCGAAACGGAACAACGATTTCCGCATTTTCGGTTGGCCCCGCCGGCCGCGTGTACCTTCCCTCCAGAAATGTCTGCCCGGTAGATGTATCCCGGATAAAAACCAAGGCCTTGACCCTTCCCTGGTCTAAAAGCCGTGTCAACTGGGGAAGGGATTTCTGCTCAATTCCCGGACCCTGATTCACGCTGACATAATAAGCCAGCACGACAAAAAGAATTGAAACAAGAAAGAAAAGAAATCCTTTCCAATTCGATTCACCGCCCGGTTCGTTTTTCGATGAATCGTTTCTTTTTAACGATGAACCTTTTTTCATTTTTGGAAATTGCAATGAAGACTTTGGCATACCAATAAATATTATTTTTTTTAAACATAATACCACTACAAAGAAATTCTTGCAAACGAAAGCTGGGATTTATGGAGATTTTCCTCTTTTTTTATCGGAAGAATTTGAAACAAATCCTAGGGGAATCCACCGTATTCTTTGGCTTGCTCACCCCTGCCTAAATAGGAAAGAAGCAGGCTTCCCGCTTCATCGAGGCCGGTTTCGTTCTCGCCTTGCGACCAAGACCAGAGCCTTCCCCTCCAGGAGCCGACACCGTGGAACTCACGGCCAAATCCTTGCGATTCACTGGGGCGTCCACCTCCCGGTGTTGCTCAGCCCCACAGGCTGGACAGCTCCACCTCCGCGCCAAGATCGGCAAGCTTTCCAACCGGTGCCCGCAGCAGGAACGGCTCTTGCTGCCGGAAAAGATCGGATCGGCGACCACCTCCCCGCCTCGGATCGCGACCTCTTATTCCAACTGCCGCCGCAACTCCTAGAAGCCCACCTCTGCGATCGACCGAGCCATTCTCGGGTTGCCTATCATGTCACTCACCGCCAGGCCCTCAGGCGCCGCTGGGCTAAAACCGGCGTCTGAGTCCAGTCGTGGGCTTGAGCAGGACCTCCATGCGGCTGTCAGCGATTCTGCCGTCAAGCCTCGCCAGCTTCTCCCTGGCCTTGCCCCGGCTGACCGACTTCTTCCTCTTGGAGCCCAGGCTCAGCACTAGGCTGCGCAAGCGGTCCAGCAGCTCCTTGGGCGGCTTGGAACTGGTCACCTTCTTCCCAGCCGAGATCCTTGCCAGGGCCTACACGGCCGGATCCACGCCCACCGCGCCTTGGTTTTCGGTTGGGGGTAGGAACAAGGCGGCCGGGTGTGTCCACAACGATGCGGGCGAACCACTTGCCGGAGATGCCGGCAGGACGCTGCCGACATGATCTTGCCAGTAAAACGCAAGACCTGGAACATGCGCTCCCAGCCGATCTTGGGGATTCGAATCTGCAAACCGTCGCCTTCAAACCGGCGGCTTGTGAGGGTGAAACGGTCGCGAACGGCTTTCTTAGGAAGAGTTGAGGTAACGGATCCGTCCGGCAAAGAAGTCCTGGAACGGTTGCCAGACTGGATAATCGCCGCTTTAGGAGCGCACTTGGCAGCTTCGGGCATCCACGGGTATTGATTGTGCTCGAGCGCATTCAACAGGCTTTGTAGCGAAGCCCGCAAAGGCTTCGGTATAGAGGCGTCTTTTCCCCATGCCTCGTACCGCTTTCCCATTTTTTGCCCCAAGCCCAATTGTCGACAAAGGGGGCTGTTCCCGCCGCCTCGGGCAAAACAATCAGCCTGCTTTTTGTTTGGATCCTGGACGATCTTGTGGGCGATCAGCACCGCGACCCCACTGGAACTGGGCAGCCTCACGAACGCAGCCCTTCTTGCGCGAGCTGTTCGAAACGCACACCGCAGAAACGAGCACCTCAGAAGCGAACCGATCAAACCCTAGCAGGCAAATAAGAATTAGGCTCTAGTTTCCGGTAATAGGTATCCCGACGTATGGGAATTTTTCCCGCATTTTCAATCGCCTTTCTTAAGGTGGCAACGGTCTGTCCCGGGGGTGTCTTCGATCCGGCCATGTGAAAGATTCTTTCCTTTTCAATCGTCCCGTGCAAGTCATCTGCCCCGTAATTGAGGGCGAGTTCTGCAACGGCCATTCCCGAACTGATCCAGTAGGCCGTTACGTGATCAAAGTTATCCAAGAACAGCCGGCTGAAGGCAATCGTTTTTAAAAAATCGATGCTCGTAGCCTTCTTTATATTTCCCAGCTTTGTGTTTTCCGGTTCAAAGGCAAAAGGAATAAAAGCACAAAAGCCCTTCGTTTCATCTTGAAGTTCCCGAAGCCTCGATAGGTGATCAACTCGATGGGCAAGGGTTTCAACATGGCCAAAAAGCATTGTCGCCGTACTTTTTTTCTTCAGGTTGTGCCACCGCCTGTGCACTTCGAGCCACTCATCGGCGCTTTCTTTACCTGCACAGATCCTTTTTCTTATTTCCGGATCAAATATTTCGGCTCCTCCCCCCGTTAAAGAATCCAGGCCGGCGGATGCAAGGTCAACCAGGACCTCTTGGATAGATTTCTTGGCGATTCTTTTCGCCAAATGGATGATCTCTACGGCCGTAAAGGCCTTAATCATTACCTGGGGCAATTTTTCTTTTATTGCTCGGATCAAATCGAGGTAATAAGAATAGGGTAGCTTCGGGTGCAATCCGCCTACGCAATGAACCTCCGTGGCCCCTTTTGCCGCCGCCTCTTCGGTTTCTTTAACCAGTTCTTCTATGGAATGGGTAAAAGCTCCTTGTTGGCCATTTCTTCTATAAAAAGCACAAAATTGACAGCTCAAGATACAAACATTCGAATAATTCAGGTACCGGTTAAGAATATAGGTAACCACATGCCCATTCTTATCCCTGGAAACCCAATCGGCAAGGCTGCCTACAAAATTCACGTCCGGACAGGCATAAAGACGCAGCCCATCTTTAACGCTCAACCTAAGGCCATTACCGATTTTCTCTACTATATCCGCTAATCCCAGCCGCAGGGAACGATCTAAGAAAGTCGAATAGATATTCTCGTTGATTCTCATAACCTTACACGGAGAGACTCAATAGAACTCCCACGAAAATAAACAGGCTGATCCAAGCATTCATATTAAAAAAGGCCATGTTGATCTGCCTTCTTCCCCCGGTTCTGCTCAATATATGCTCATAACCAAGGATAACGGCCACCACTCCAAGAGCTATCCAATAAGGGCTTCTCATATCACCGATCAATCCAAAAACAGCCCAACTGATCCATGCTAAAAAATGTAACAAGGCGGCTAGCTTCAATGAAAATGGCTCTCCAAATTGGGCCGGCAGTGAATATAGGCCAACCCGCCTATCAAATTCCACATCCTGTAGAGCATAGATAATGTCAAAGCCAAAAGTCCAGAAAAAGACGGCAAGGGATAACAAGCAGGGCAGAGGACTTGCAAGGCTTCCTTTTACCGCCGCCCATGCTCCAAGAGGAGCCAAGCCCAGGCACAATCCAAGGACGGCGTGAGAATAGGGCCCAAATCTCTTGGTCAATGAATAAAAAACGATGAGAAAAGCCGCTAAAGGAGAAAGGAAAAAACAAAAAGAATTCAAAGAAAAAGCTCCAAGCTCAAATATCCCTAAGGAGACGATGCCTAGGGCCAAGGCTTCCCTCTTGGTTGCAAGTTTTGTCCTTCCTTCTGTCCGAGGATTTTGTTTATCAAATTCCCAATCCAGGAACCGGTTAAAAGCCATTGCCGCTGTCCTTGCTCCAATCATACAAAGCAATATGCCTATGAAAATTTTCATTGGAGGCATCCCCTTTGCCGCAACAGCCATAGAGGCCAACGCAAAAGGAAGGGCAAATAGCGTATGAGAAAATTTTACAAGTTCAAAAAGATTTCTTATCTTGATAAAAAGGTTTTTTAAACCGTTCATTCCATTCTAAAAACTTTGCTTCCAGCGGATAGACAATGAATTGTCTATACCGAGGTGATCTAAAACTCGGGCATTCACCGTATCGACCAGGTCCTCAATAGCCTGTGGGAGCCCGTAAAAGGAAGGACAAGCGGGTAATATTACCGCCCCGGCTTCTGCAAGGGTTGCAAGATTACGCAAGTGAATGAGATTAAGAGGCGATTCTCTAACAACCAAAATCAACTTTCTTTTCTCTTTTAAAAAAACATCCGCACTTCGAGTAATCGTTGAGTTCGAAATTCCCTGGGCAATTCGACAAGCCGTTCCCATGGAGCAGGGAATAACGACCATGGCGTCAAAGCGTGCAGATCCGCTAACAAAAGGGGCATCCATGGTATTATCGCTATATAAGCCAAATTTTTTAGGAATATCCAGGCCACGTCCCAATTCCAAGGCGATTACCTGCTTGCCCCTGTTACTCACGACCACGTGAATTTCATGATCGGTTTGAGAAAGAAAATGGAGTAACCTTTGAGCATATAAAGCTCCACTGGCTCCGGTAATGCCGACCACAATTTTCATCTTTTTTTCCGCTTTCTCTCCGGGAATTGAACTTTTTAAGCCTTCTTAATTTTTCAGTAATAATGTCGATCTTAAGGTCGTTCCAAACAACCCGATGAACCGCTTTATGTTTTGGAAAGGCAAGAAAAAAGCTCTTTTGCCTATAACTTGAGAGTTCATTTCCGTTCCAAGTCCTATTACGACCAATCTGCTTTTCCGAAAGCCTAGGGCAATAACAAGGAGAGCCAACCTTCAATCTCTCCGCCCTAACCCGCAGAGATGCATTTTACTGGCAGATGGAAACGATCTCTATCGGGAACATCCCTAGGTATTCCACGGCTAGGGGTAGTATAACTTTACGGGGCATGTCACGCAAACAGGAAAAACACAGAAAAGATCTCTTCTTTTTATGAGCCGGCAATGAAAGGTTCTTTAGCGGTAACCCTTTCAGCTTTATCCTTAGGAGGTGGCCTTCTTTCCGGGCGGCGTTTTTCCCTTCTGACTTCCTTGCAGGCGGCAGCAAAAAGGACTGAACCTAATAATAGTTTTTCTTTTATCAGATTAAAAATGCATTTTGCACAGCTTTTCTAGTAATAACATAGTTGCATTTTGCTTCTTTTAAATGCTTCTTAGTTTGTCGGGAATTTGAAATTAAAAAGGTTGCAAATAGTATACATTTTGCAAAAAAATCTTTTTTTTATTCCTCTTTATACAAGGGGAAAAGCGGAAAAGCAACAGCACTATTTAAGGTTTCCAAAAAATTGAGAAAAGAATGGAAAACAAAAGCAGAACAAAAAAAGATAAAATTAAAATATTCATAGTGGATGATCATCCCGTAGTTCGAGAAGGAATCATTCAACTTCTCAGCCGAGATAAAAACCTGCATGTTTGCGGGGAAGCGGGAAACGCCTACGAAGGGTTTGAGGGGATAGGGAAAGTTTTGCCCGACATTGCGATCATTAATCTTTCCATGCCCGGGAAAAATGGATTGGAACTGATTAGGGATATTCGATGTGCCTATCCCCAGGTTTATAATCTTGTTTTTTCTATGCATGACGAAATGATCTACGCAGAAAGGGCTTTAAAGGCGGGAGCAAGGGGTTACCTCATGAAGACGGAAGGAGGAGAAAAACTGATCGAGGCTATTTATAAAATTGCCAAGGGGGAGATAGCCGTTAGCCCGAAAGTTTCCAACCTTATTATTTCCAATATTTCAACAAAGACCCAGAAAACGGTCAATAATCCTACTCAACTGTTGAGCAACAGGGAATTTGAAATTTTTCAACTCATCGGCAAAGGCCATGGAATAAGACAGATCTCTGAACAACTGCACATCAGCATAAAAACGGTTGAATCGTACAGGAGCTCGATCAAGGAAAAGTTGAAAATCAAGTCTACCGAAGAACTTGTTCATTATGCGGTAAGCTGGTGTCAAGCTGAATTCCTAGGCATGAAATAAACTCTAAGCTCGCCCCTTCCCATGAAAATCCCCCCTTTCATGAAAAAGGCTAAAGCGTTTTTTTCCCGAGGGGTTTTATGTTTATGTTTCAGCTTGTTTTTTCGTGGTCATGCCGCTACCGCCGATTCTTTTTCTCAATCTTATCGGTTTAAAGATCCCTACTTGTGGTCAAGGGAGTTCGATTCAGCTTCTCGGGATAAATGGCAGAAACCACAGGCCGTTCTCCATGCCTTGCGTTTAAAACCCGGAGAAAAAATCGTAGATATTGGGGCAGGAACGGGGTATTTCGCTGTGAAATTTGCTCGTGCCGTTGGTCCTGAAGGCGAAGTACTCGCCTTGGACAGGGAACCGGCCATGGTTGACTACTTGCGGAAAAGAGCACAAAAGGAAGGTCTAAACAACCTCAAAGTCCGCCACGTGCCTACCAACGACCCAAAGCTTAAAAAACAGAGTGCCGATCTCATTTTTTTCTGTAACAGCTATCACCATATTCACAACCCAGGATACCTGAAGAAATTGGCTAACGCTTTGAAAGAAAACGGCCGCATTTGTGTTATCGACATCAAGGAAGGATCTCCACGGCTTTTCCCTTCCACGGCAAAATTTAAAAAGCATTTAAAACTTTCTGCCCAATCCGTGGTGGAGGATTTCACCAAAGCGGGATTTTACCTCGACAAAGAATTTTTCTTTTTACCTTACCAGTACTTCCTGGAATTCAAACCGGGCCCTATTCCCTCAAGGCAATTATAGGGCTAAAACAGAAGTTATCCGGTCCAATCCAAGGACATCCTTCATGGAATAAAGGGCAGGGGCTTTACCGATTATCCACTTGGCCGCTTTGAGAGAACCCAGAGCAAAAGGAAATCGATTTTCAGCTCTATGGGTAATTTCTATGACCTCACCTGGACCGCAGTACATGACCGTATGCACGCCTACAACCGTTCCCGCTCGAATGGAATGAACTTGAGGAAGTCTATTCCTAGGGTTTTTTTCGGCTTTCTGGCCCAACCCTTCATCCCCTTTTTCTTCTGCTTCAACAAGCACCTCTAAAAGCCTTTTTGCCGTTCCACTGGGAGAATCGAGTTTTGTATTGTGGTGGATATCAATGACATCCTTATCATAACTTTTTCCCAAAACGAGGGAAGCGATACGGACCAAAAACTCCATGGCATTTATTCCCAAGGAAAAATTCGGAGATAAAACGATGGGGATTTTTTGGGCAGCCTGTTTAATTTCCGCAAGTTCCTCTGGGCTATGGCCAGTAGTACCCATAACAAGCGGAACAGACCGACTCATCGCTTTTCTTACCAGTTCGGGGCTGAAATGATGCACCGAAAAATCGATGATGCAATCCACTTCTTTTACCAAGAGATCTTCTAACTTATCTTCCTTGTCGACTAGTCCAACGATTTTGACCTCGGGATCTAAAGCGGCGGCCTGAACTACCGTTTGCCCCATCTTGCCGCCAGCCCCGGTTAAAAGAATTCTTATCATAGCCCTGGTTCCTTCTGCTGGGTTTTTCGTTTCATGCACCATCAGGCAAGCAAGTGTTGAAAGCTGGCCAGCTTTTCCTTTGTCCGCTTTATGGTTGCTTCAAGTTTGGCCTGGTTTTGAGGTTGGAGAGGAGCCAAGGGGAGCCTTATTTCAAATTCAGCCCACCCCTCCATCGCCAACGCCGTTTTGATAGGTACGGGGTTGGTCTCGATCATGAGATCCCGAAACAAAGGGTAGAGAAGGCGATGGAGATGACAAGCCTGGTCCGATTTTCCAGAAAAAAATAATCGGACTAATGCCCCCACCGCCTTGGGGAAAAGATTTGAGGCTACACTGATTACTCCAACCGCTCCAACGCTTAAAAAGGGTAAAGTTAAAGAATCATCTCCACTCAAAATAGAAAATTCCTCGGGGAGAACCTGTCCAAGTTGGCTTACCCTATCTACACTGCCACTGGCTTCTTTAATGCCGACAATGTTCCTGTTTTTTTCTGCCAACCGGGCAACGGTTTCTACTGAAATGTCCACTCCGCACCTCGAAGGAATATTATAAAGGATAATCGGCAGCGATGTGGAAGAAGCAATGGCGGAAAAATGGCGAAACAGTCCTTCTTGAGAAGGACGGTTATAATAGGGAGAAACAAGGAGTACTCCATCAACCCCGATTTTTTCTGCTTCTCTGGTCAAATGGATTGCTTCAGCCGTACTGTTTGAGCCCGTTCCGGCGATAACCTTTATGCGTTTGCCGGCTATTTCCTTTGTCCACCGAATGACCTCGATATGCTCATCATGGCTTAGAGTCGGCGATTCTCCCGTCGTCCCTACGGGAACAACGCCGTCGATGTGGTTTTCGACCTGGTTTTCAACAAGCCTTTCCAAGGCTTTCTTGTCTATCTTTCCTTTTTGAAAAGGGGTAATAATGGCGGTGTATGTTCCTTGAATCTTCATATTTGCTTTTTTTACGTTATTTCTATGGTCCCTACAAAAACCTTTTTAGCAGGTCCTTCGAGAAATGCCTCCCTAAAAGCCGGCCCCGATTTCACAAAATAGACTTTTAAAGTCTCTCCGCTACGCACTGAAACCTCTATCGGGCAGTCCATATCCAAAACAAGGTGGGATATCAAGGCGGAGGCGGTCACTCCAGATCCACAAGCCAATGTCTCTCCTTCTACTCCCCGTTCATAAGTTCTTACCTTTATCTTCCGCTCCCCCACCCTCCATGCAAAATTCACATTGGTGCCTTCGGGCTGAAATGCCTTGTGCCAACGGATAC is drawn from Methylacidiphilum infernorum V4 and contains these coding sequences:
- the ftsH gene encoding ATP-dependent zinc metalloprotease FtsH encodes the protein MKKGSSLKRNDSSKNEPGGESNWKGFLFFLVSILFVVLAYYVSVNQGPGIEQKSLPQLTRLLDQGRVKALVFIRDTSTGQTFLEGRYTRPAGPTENAEIVVPFRTVVDLEFNRDLKQFLASKGFPEIDVKVIHNFWGQAFLSVLPFLLFILALYFLFRQQIRMAGRGAFSFGKSRARLLSGGKTKVTFKDVAGVEEAKEEVQELVEFLKDPKKFQKLGGRIPKGVLMVGPPGTGKTLLAKAIAGEADVPFFSISGSDFVEMFVGVGASRVRDMFEQARRHAPCIVFIDEIDAVGRARGTGLGGGHDEREQTLNALLVEMDGIESQEGVIVIAATNRKDVLDPALLRPGRFDREVRVNLPDIRGREQILRVHAQKIKLSKNADLSALARGTPGFSGAELANLINEAALIAAKKGKDNVDQPDLEEARDKVRWGKERRSLAMSEEERKTTAYHEAGHAVLNVLLENTDPIHKVTIIPRGPALGVTMMLPASDKYNARKKEVLDDLCVAMGGRVAEEVFLGDISSGASGDIRQATWYARKMVCEWGMSEKLGMVHYADDSSMVFLGRELGTSRGYSEATARAIDHEVQHFIQAAYEKAKRIILEHKDKVEALAQALLEYETLNADQVTEIVKTGKMTNPPSKNSSPVSNGGEASSTKSPARQEETTKDGGLLPGLEGAPA
- the mqnE gene encoding aminofutalosine synthase MqnE; the encoded protein is MRINENIYSTFLDRSLRLGLADIVEKIGNGLRLSVKDGLRLYACPDVNFVGSLADWVSRDKNGHVVTYILNRYLNYSNVCILSCQFCAFYRRNGQQGAFTHSIEELVKETEEAAAKGATEVHCVGGLHPKLPYSYYLDLIRAIKEKLPQVMIKAFTAVEIIHLAKRIAKKSIQEVLVDLASAGLDSLTGGGAEIFDPEIRKRICAGKESADEWLEVHRRWHNLKKKSTATMLFGHVETLAHRVDHLSRLRELQDETKGFCAFIPFAFEPENTKLGNIKKATSIDFLKTIAFSRLFLDNFDHVTAYWISSGMAVAELALNYGADDLHGTIEKERIFHMAGSKTPPGQTVATLRKAIENAGKIPIRRDTYYRKLEPNSYLPARV
- a CDS encoding 4-hydroxybenzoate octaprenyltransferase — encoded protein: MNGLKNLFIKIRNLFELVKFSHTLFALPFALASMAVAAKGMPPMKIFIGILLCMIGARTAAMAFNRFLDWEFDKQNPRTEGRTKLATKREALALGIVSLGIFELGAFSLNSFCFFLSPLAAFLIVFYSLTKRFGPYSHAVLGLCLGLAPLGAWAAVKGSLASPLPCLLSLAVFFWTFGFDIIYALQDVEFDRRVGLYSLPAQFGEPFSLKLAALLHFLAWISWAVFGLIGDMRSPYWIALGVVAVILGYEHILSRTGGRRQINMAFFNMNAWISLFIFVGVLLSLSV
- a CDS encoding UbiX family flavin prenyltransferase translates to MKIVVGITGASGALYAQRLLHFLSQTDHEIHVVVSNRGKQVIALELGRGLDIPKKFGLYSDNTMDAPFVSGSARFDAMVVIPCSMGTACRIAQGISNSTITRSADVFLKEKRKLILVVRESPLNLIHLRNLATLAEAGAVILPACPSFYGLPQAIEDLVDTVNARVLDHLGIDNSLSIRWKQSF
- a CDS encoding response regulator encodes the protein MENKSRTKKDKIKIFIVDDHPVVREGIIQLLSRDKNLHVCGEAGNAYEGFEGIGKVLPDIAIINLSMPGKNGLELIRDIRCAYPQVYNLVFSMHDEMIYAERALKAGARGYLMKTEGGEKLIEAIYKIAKGEIAVSPKVSNLIISNISTKTQKTVNNPTQLLSNREFEIFQLIGKGHGIRQISEQLHISIKTVESYRSSIKEKLKIKSTEELVHYAVSWCQAEFLGMK
- a CDS encoding class I SAM-dependent methyltransferase produces the protein MKIPPFMKKAKAFFSRGVLCLCFSLFFRGHAATADSFSQSYRFKDPYLWSREFDSASRDKWQKPQAVLHALRLKPGEKIVDIGAGTGYFAVKFARAVGPEGEVLALDREPAMVDYLRKRAQKEGLNNLKVRHVPTNDPKLKKQSADLIFFCNSYHHIHNPGYLKKLANALKENGRICVIDIKEGSPRLFPSTAKFKKHLKLSAQSVVEDFTKAGFYLDKEFFFLPYQYFLEFKPGPIPSRQL
- the dapB gene encoding 4-hydroxy-tetrahydrodipicolinate reductase, whose translation is MIRILLTGAGGKMGQTVVQAAALDPEVKIVGLVDKEDKLEDLLVKEVDCIIDFSVHHFSPELVRKAMSRSVPLVMGTTGHSPEELAEIKQAAQKIPIVLSPNFSLGINAMEFLVRIASLVLGKSYDKDVIDIHHNTKLDSPSGTAKRLLEVLVEAEEKGDEGLGQKAEKNPRNRLPQVHSIRAGTVVGVHTVMYCGPGEVIEITHRAENRFPFALGSLKAAKWIIGKAPALYSMKDVLGLDRITSVLAL
- the dapA gene encoding 4-hydroxy-tetrahydrodipicolinate synthase, with product MKIQGTYTAIITPFQKGKIDKKALERLVENQVENHIDGVVPVGTTGESPTLSHDEHIEVIRWTKEIAGKRIKVIAGTGSNSTAEAIHLTREAEKIGVDGVLLVSPYYNRPSQEGLFRHFSAIASSTSLPIILYNIPSRCGVDISVETVARLAEKNRNIVGIKEASGSVDRVSQLGQVLPEEFSILSGDDSLTLPFLSVGAVGVISVASNLFPKAVGALVRLFFSGKSDQACHLHRLLYPLFRDLMIETNPVPIKTALAMEGWAEFEIRLPLAPLQPQNQAKLEATIKRTKEKLASFQHLLA